The genomic region CCCAGAGCGCCGTCGCCGACTGCGCCAAGTCCGCGTACGGCGCGGCGCGCGCGCAAGTCGAGCGGCAGGTCGCGGCGCAGGAGGAACGCATACTCGCGATGTCGCAGGACGACGACGGCGCAGACCAGCAGAAGCGCGGGCGCAGGCCGGGCGGCGCAAACCCAGCCCCGGCAAAGGGGCGCAAGGCTGCCTCTCCCGCCCCGACGTACGTTATCCGCCACGTGCAGGACGCCGGGGAATTCAGCCCGAAAGAGAAGAAGCCGTGACCGTCACCGACCATCCGGGTGACGGCGACCGGGTCGCCGCGCTCCCGCGCAGCCGCTTCGTCGCCTCCCCCAAGCGCCGCCTGGCGCTGGGGCCGCGCGACCGAGAGATGCTCGTGGACCTGTACCACCACCAGGCGATGCTGCGCGGCCAGATCCAAGCGCTCTACTTCGTCTCCGTGGCGCGCTGCAACGACCGGCTGCGCCAGCTGTTCGACCACGGCTACGTCCAGCGCTATTTCCATCCCGCCTCTCCCTACGGAGCCCAGGCGATCTACACGGTCGGCAGGAACGCGGCTCCGGTCATCGCGGCGGCTCTTGGAACAGACGCTGCAGAGGTCCGGCGGCGATGCCGCGCCCGGACGCCGGCATTTCTGGAGCATACGCTTGAGATCGTCCGCTTCTACCTGGCGGTAAGGGCGGCAACCCAAGGCCCGGAGCAGGCGCAAATCGAGCTTTGGCTGCCGGAAGCCCGGTGCCGCCATGAGTACGAGATGGCGGCGGCCGGCGCGGCGAACCGGTGGCGCAAGGAGGTGTTCAAGCCGGACGGCTTCATCCGGCTCGACGCCGGCGACAAGGGATACCGCAGCTACTTCCTGGAGATCGACCTCGGGCACACGTCTTCGCGCCAGTTCCGCAACAAGCTCGCGGACCACGAGCGCTACCTGCGGAGCGGTCTGTTCGAGGAGCGGTTCGGCTGCTCGGAGTTCCGCACGCTCGTAGTCACCACGGGAGCGCGGAGACTGAGCAACCTGCTGTCGCTGGTCAGGAAGGAGGCCGAAGACTTGGCGTGGTTCACGACCTTCGAAGAACTGGAAGAACACGGGGCGTTGGGCGCGATCTGGCGATCGGCGCGGTCTCCGTGCGCAAGGTCCCTTGTCTCCGACGGGCAGACGGAGGAAGCGGCATGCGGCT from Capsulimonas corticalis harbors:
- a CDS encoding replication-relaxation family protein; the encoded protein is MTVTDHPGDGDRVAALPRSRFVASPKRRLALGPRDREMLVDLYHHQAMLRGQIQALYFVSVARCNDRLRQLFDHGYVQRYFHPASPYGAQAIYTVGRNAAPVIAAALGTDAAEVRRRCRARTPAFLEHTLEIVRFYLAVRAATQGPEQAQIELWLPEARCRHEYEMAAAGAANRWRKEVFKPDGFIRLDAGDKGYRSYFLEIDLGHTSSRQFRNKLADHERYLRSGLFEERFGCSEFRTLVVTTGARRLSNLLSLVRKEAEDLAWFTTFEELEEHGALGAIWRSARSPCARSLVSDGQTEEAACGSA